A window of Dickeya zeae NCPPB 2538 contains these coding sequences:
- the ansA gene encoding asparaginase, with translation MQKKSIYVAYTGGTIGMQRSAHGYVPVSGHLQQQLAQMPEFHRPEMPAFTIHEYTPLIDSSDMTPSDWQFIANDIQQNYDQYDGFVILHGTDTMAFTASALSFMLENLAKPVIVTGSQIPLAELRSDGQTNLLNALYVAANHPVNEVSLFFNNKLLRGNRTTKAHADGFDAFASPNFPPLLEAGIHIRRLTPANPEPLDGSLIVHAITPQPIGVVTIYPGISADVVSNFLRQPVKALILRSYGVGNAPQSSGLLDELRRASERGIVVVNLTQCISGRVNMDGYATGNALAQAGVISGFDMTVEAALTKLHYLLSRNDLSPEQIRQLMQQNLRGELSDKD, from the coding sequence ATGCAAAAGAAATCCATCTACGTCGCCTATACGGGTGGCACTATCGGTATGCAGCGCTCCGCCCACGGGTATGTCCCGGTTTCTGGTCACCTGCAACAGCAATTGGCGCAAATGCCGGAATTCCATCGCCCGGAGATGCCGGCATTCACGATTCATGAATATACGCCGCTGATTGACTCTTCCGATATGACACCCTCGGACTGGCAATTCATCGCCAACGATATTCAGCAAAACTATGACCAGTACGATGGCTTCGTCATTCTGCATGGTACCGATACCATGGCGTTTACCGCCTCCGCGTTGTCATTCATGCTGGAGAATCTCGCCAAGCCGGTTATCGTGACAGGGTCACAAATTCCGCTGGCAGAGTTGCGCTCTGATGGGCAAACCAACCTGCTCAATGCGCTGTACGTGGCAGCCAATCATCCGGTCAATGAGGTGAGCCTGTTCTTCAACAACAAATTATTGCGCGGCAACCGGACAACCAAAGCACATGCCGATGGTTTTGATGCTTTCGCATCCCCGAACTTTCCTCCCTTGCTGGAAGCCGGCATCCACATTCGCCGCTTAACACCCGCGAATCCCGAACCACTCGACGGGTCACTGATTGTCCATGCCATCACACCACAACCTATCGGCGTGGTAACCATCTATCCCGGTATCTCCGCCGATGTAGTGAGTAATTTCCTGCGCCAGCCAGTCAAGGCACTGATTCTGCGCTCCTATGGTGTCGGTAATGCGCCACAAAGTTCAGGTTTACTGGATGAACTACGCCGCGCATCTGAACGCGGTATCGTAGTGGTTAACCTGACGCAATGTATCTCCGGCCGGGTCAATATGGATGGTTACGCGACGGGTAATGCACTGGCACAAGCGGGCGTTATCAGCGGGTTTGATATGACGGTTGAGGCGGCGCTGACGAAACTGCATTACCTGTTAAGCCGAAACGATCTCTCCCCTGAGCAAATTCGCCAACTCATGCAGCAAAACCTGCGCGGAGAATTAAGCGATAAAGATTAA
- the pncA gene encoding bifunctional nicotinamidase/pyrazinamidase has translation MNRALLLVDIQNDFCAGGALAVSDGDSVVAIANQAIAACKSAGVMVVASQDWHPADHRSFAINSGTHVGEQGELDGLPQIWWPVHCVQGSPGADLHPRLNQRAIDWVVRKGMHPFIDSYSAFFDNGHRTRTDLNDWLKARNITRLTIMGLATDYCVKYTVLDALALGYQTEVLADGCRGVNLQPNDSQQAIDVMVKHGATQVSLATFIASLG, from the coding sequence ATGAACAGAGCACTCTTGCTGGTGGATATCCAAAATGACTTCTGTGCGGGGGGCGCACTGGCTGTCTCGGATGGGGATAGTGTTGTCGCGATCGCCAATCAGGCTATCGCGGCCTGCAAATCGGCTGGCGTCATGGTGGTAGCCAGTCAGGACTGGCATCCGGCCGATCACCGCAGTTTCGCCATTAACTCCGGTACCCATGTGGGTGAACAAGGCGAACTGGATGGCCTGCCGCAGATTTGGTGGCCAGTGCATTGCGTACAGGGTTCACCGGGTGCCGACCTCCACCCCCGACTGAATCAGCGCGCCATCGACTGGGTGGTGCGTAAGGGAATGCATCCCTTTATCGACAGCTACAGCGCATTTTTCGATAACGGTCACCGTACCCGCACCGACCTGAACGACTGGCTGAAAGCCAGAAACATTACCCGTTTGACCATCATGGGGCTGGCAACTGATTATTGCGTCAAATACACCGTGCTGGATGCGCTAGCGCTGGGGTATCAAACCGAGGTGCTGGCAGACGGCTGCAGAGGCGTTAACCTGCAACCCAACGACAGCCAGCAGGCGATAGACGTGATGGTAAAACACGGTGCCACCCAGGTTTCTCTGGCAACGTTTATTGCGTCACTGGGTTAA
- a CDS encoding YeaC family protein yields the protein MQLDDLINSMTPEIYQRLTTAVELGKWPDGVALTAEQKENALQMVMLWQARNNNEADHMTINTRGEIEMKSKQELKQRFAGDTITTLKPQD from the coding sequence ATGCAATTAGACGATTTAATAAACAGCATGACGCCGGAGATTTACCAGCGTCTGACGACGGCGGTGGAACTGGGAAAGTGGCCAGATGGCGTGGCCCTGACGGCGGAACAAAAAGAAAACGCACTACAGATGGTGATGCTATGGCAGGCGCGTAATAACAACGAGGCTGACCATATGACGATCAATACCCGTGGTGAAATCGAAATGAAAAGTAAGCAGGAATTAAAACAGCGCTTTGCGGGTGATACGATCACCACGCTGAAACCACAAGACTAA
- the msrB gene encoding peptide-methionine (R)-S-oxide reductase MsrB, giving the protein MTKTTVFQRNLDELTDLQRHVTQQRGTESPYTGKLLHNKRTGVYHCLCCHQPLFYSDSKYDSGCGWPSFDRPVNEQAIRYLDDHSHHMHRIEIRCGQCDAHLGHVFPDGPQETTGERYCVNSVSLSFIDAENGQQTDG; this is encoded by the coding sequence ATGACCAAGACAACTGTTTTCCAACGCAATCTGGATGAGTTAACCGACTTGCAACGGCACGTGACACAGCAACGGGGGACCGAAAGCCCCTATACCGGTAAGCTGTTGCATAACAAGCGCACGGGGGTTTATCACTGCCTGTGCTGCCATCAGCCGTTGTTTTATTCCGATAGCAAGTATGATTCCGGCTGCGGCTGGCCGAGTTTTGATCGCCCGGTGAATGAGCAGGCTATCCGCTATCTTGATGATCATTCCCATCATATGCACCGCATCGAGATCCGTTGTGGTCAGTGTGACGCTCATCTGGGGCATGTCTTTCCAGATGGTCCACAGGAGACGACCGGCGAGCGTTATTGTGTGAATTCTGTGTCACTCAGCTTTATTGATGCGGAAAATGGTCAGCAGACGGATGGTTAG
- the gapA gene encoding glyceraldehyde-3-phosphate dehydrogenase yields MTIKVGINGFGRIGRIVFRAAQERSDIEIVAINDLLDAEYMAYMLKYDSTHGRFKGTVEVKDGHLVVNGKTIRVTAEKDPANLKWNEVGVDVVAEATGIFLTDETARKHIQAGAKKVVLTGPSKDDTPMFVMGVNHASYAGQDIVSNASCTTNCLAPLAKVINDKFGIVEALMTTVHATTATQKTVDGPSHKDWRGGRGAAQNIIPSSTGAAKAVGKVIPALNGKLTGMAFRVPTPNVSVVDLTARLEKPATYKEICAAIKAASEGELKGVLGYTEDDVVSTDFNGEKLTSVFDAKAGIALSDTFVKLVSWYDNETGYSNKVLDLIAHISK; encoded by the coding sequence ATGACTATCAAAGTAGGTATCAACGGGTTTGGCCGTATTGGCCGTATCGTTTTCCGCGCTGCACAGGAACGCTCTGACATCGAAATCGTTGCCATCAACGATTTGCTGGATGCGGAATACATGGCATACATGCTGAAGTATGACTCCACCCATGGCCGCTTCAAAGGTACTGTTGAAGTTAAAGACGGTCACCTGGTTGTTAACGGCAAAACCATCCGTGTTACCGCTGAGAAAGATCCGGCTAACCTGAAGTGGAACGAAGTTGGTGTTGACGTTGTTGCTGAAGCAACCGGTATCTTCCTGACCGACGAAACCGCACGTAAACACATCCAGGCTGGCGCTAAAAAAGTGGTTCTGACTGGCCCGTCTAAAGACGACACGCCGATGTTCGTTATGGGTGTTAACCACGCTTCCTACGCTGGTCAGGATATCGTGTCTAACGCGTCTTGTACCACCAACTGCCTGGCACCGCTGGCTAAAGTTATCAACGACAAATTCGGTATCGTTGAAGCGCTGATGACCACGGTTCACGCTACCACTGCGACTCAGAAAACCGTTGACGGCCCGTCTCACAAAGACTGGCGCGGCGGCCGCGGCGCAGCTCAGAACATCATCCCGTCTTCTACCGGTGCAGCTAAAGCTGTAGGTAAAGTTATCCCGGCACTGAACGGTAAACTGACTGGTATGGCGTTCCGTGTACCGACCCCGAACGTATCTGTTGTTGACCTGACTGCCCGTCTGGAAAAACCGGCAACATACAAAGAAATTTGTGCCGCTATCAAAGCCGCTTCTGAAGGCGAGCTGAAAGGCGTTCTGGGTTACACCGAAGATGACGTGGTATCCACCGATTTCAACGGCGAAAAACTGACCTCTGTGTTCGATGCCAAAGCGGGTATCGCACTGAGCGACACCTTCGTGAAACTGGTTTCCTGGTATGACAACGAAACTGGCTACTCTAACAAGGTTCTGGATCTGATCGCTCACATCTCCAAGTAA
- a CDS encoding D-hexose-6-phosphate mutarotase: protein MNDNIYSLPISHAITTHLSQRQLGQLPVIVVDHPQVRAAVALQGAHLLSWQPTGEQPVLWLSDNTPFENGVAIRGGVPICFPWFGPAAQPNHGFGRLLAWEFTSHSEDANGVTLAFTLRDSEQTRAAWPHTFTVLARFHLTAQECRMELECHGDYSLTTALHTYFQIGDISKIRISGLGETFIDKVNDGKTDTQQGDLTFATRTDRIYTHPASVSLIEDPELKRTIEVHHAHHSDVVAWNPGAELSRTISDMTDDGYQTFVCVETARVTQPAVATTQAPARLTSTIRLRK, encoded by the coding sequence ATGAACGACAACATTTATTCACTTCCCATCAGTCATGCGATCACCACCCACCTGAGCCAACGTCAACTGGGCCAACTGCCGGTGATTGTGGTCGACCATCCGCAGGTTCGTGCCGCCGTTGCCTTGCAGGGTGCTCACCTGCTGAGCTGGCAGCCTACTGGCGAACAGCCGGTGCTATGGTTAAGCGACAACACGCCATTTGAAAACGGTGTGGCCATTCGCGGCGGTGTGCCTATTTGCTTCCCCTGGTTTGGTCCGGCTGCGCAGCCCAATCACGGCTTTGGTCGCCTGTTGGCCTGGGAATTCACCTCGCACAGCGAAGACGCGAATGGCGTGACCCTCGCGTTTACTTTACGTGATTCAGAACAGACACGCGCCGCCTGGCCGCATACGTTTACCGTTCTGGCTCGCTTCCATTTGACGGCTCAAGAATGCCGCATGGAGCTCGAATGCCACGGTGACTACAGCCTGACCACGGCGTTGCATACCTACTTCCAGATTGGTGACATCAGTAAAATTCGGATTAGCGGCCTGGGTGAGACCTTCATCGATAAGGTTAACGACGGTAAAACCGATACCCAGCAAGGCGACCTGACCTTCGCAACCCGTACCGATCGTATCTATACACATCCGGCATCAGTCAGCCTGATTGAAGACCCTGAACTGAAGCGCACCATTGAAGTGCATCACGCGCATCACAGCGATGTTGTGGCCTGGAACCCAGGTGCAGAGTTGTCTCGCACCATCAGCGATATGACGGATGACGGCTACCAGACCTTTGTTTGTGTCGAAACGGCCCGTGTGACGCAACCGGCAGTGGCAACCACGCAAGCCCCGGCACGCCTGACCTCTACGATTCGTCTGCGTAAATAA
- a CDS encoding aldo/keto reductase, giving the protein MIKQVVFPDGKTVPAIGQGTWFMGESAQRRRAEVSALQAGIDLGMTLIDTAEMYADGGAEEVVGEALCGRRDQVYLVSKVYPHNAGGERAIAACERSLKRLKTDYIDLYLLHWRGRIPLTDTITAMERLQLAGKIGRWGVSNLDTRDMVELWSCQGGNQCQTNQVLYHLASRGIEYDLLPWCQQRQLPVMAYCPLAQAGQLRHDLLAHPAVVQVARQQALTPAQVLLAWVVRQSGVIAIPKASTLAHVKENAVALDVTLSPEQIAILDEAYPAPRHKQPLDVV; this is encoded by the coding sequence ATGATAAAGCAGGTGGTATTCCCAGATGGGAAAACAGTTCCCGCGATTGGTCAGGGAACCTGGTTTATGGGCGAGAGTGCGCAACGACGACGTGCGGAGGTCAGTGCGCTGCAAGCGGGTATCGATCTGGGCATGACGCTGATTGATACGGCGGAAATGTATGCGGATGGTGGCGCGGAAGAAGTGGTCGGAGAAGCGCTGTGTGGCCGTCGTGATCAGGTTTACCTGGTTTCCAAGGTGTATCCGCATAATGCCGGTGGTGAGCGGGCGATTGCCGCTTGCGAACGCAGTCTGAAGCGCTTGAAAACCGATTATATCGATCTGTATTTACTGCACTGGCGTGGCCGGATTCCGTTGACTGATACCATTACCGCGATGGAGCGCTTGCAGCTGGCGGGCAAAATTGGTCGCTGGGGTGTCTCTAATCTGGATACGCGGGATATGGTTGAACTGTGGTCATGTCAGGGAGGCAATCAGTGCCAGACTAATCAGGTGCTGTATCATCTGGCTTCACGCGGTATCGAATATGATTTACTGCCCTGGTGCCAGCAGCGTCAACTTCCCGTGATGGCGTACTGTCCGTTGGCTCAGGCCGGGCAATTACGACATGATTTATTAGCGCATCCGGCGGTTGTGCAGGTTGCTCGCCAGCAGGCGCTGACACCCGCCCAGGTATTGCTGGCCTGGGTAGTCCGCCAGTCTGGTGTTATTGCTATTCCCAAAGCCAGTACGCTGGCGCATGTCAAAGAGAACGCTGTCGCACTCGATGTGACGTTGTCACCTGAGCAGATAGCTATCCTCGATGAGGCCTATCCTGCGCCTCGTCACAAACAACCGCTCGATGTCGTCTGA
- a CDS encoding MipA/OmpV family protein, translating to MKKHVFTFLTATLAGAVTTGTALAEEFSLGVGAVGGTALYRGDSGHVYPFPMVNYDGDNFYLRGLQGGYYLWNDAQNKLSLTAYYNPFGFRPGDSDDSQMKQLDRRRGTLMAGLAYRYDAQWGTLRTVFAGDTLDYSNGLVWDSAYLYRFNAGNWSLTPGVGVTWSSENQNRYYYGVTGDEAARSGLRNYQPNDGWSPYVELSAGYQINSNWSSWVSGRYIHLSDDVKDSPMVDKSYNLMLGGGVSYRF from the coding sequence GTGAAAAAACACGTATTCACTTTCTTAACGGCGACACTGGCTGGCGCTGTTACGACAGGCACCGCACTGGCGGAGGAGTTCTCGCTGGGCGTGGGTGCGGTTGGCGGAACGGCACTATACCGTGGCGATAGCGGGCATGTTTATCCTTTCCCAATGGTGAACTATGACGGTGATAATTTTTATCTGCGTGGTCTGCAAGGCGGGTATTACTTGTGGAATGACGCACAGAACAAGCTATCACTGACGGCCTATTACAATCCTTTCGGTTTTAGACCGGGAGACAGCGATGACAGTCAGATGAAGCAGCTCGATCGGCGACGTGGCACGTTGATGGCGGGGCTGGCGTATCGTTACGACGCCCAGTGGGGAACGTTGCGCACGGTTTTCGCTGGCGACACGTTAGACTACAGCAACGGTCTGGTGTGGGATTCCGCCTACCTTTATCGCTTCAATGCCGGTAACTGGAGCCTGACGCCGGGAGTCGGGGTTACCTGGTCGAGTGAGAACCAGAACCGCTACTACTATGGCGTGACGGGTGATGAAGCGGCACGCTCCGGATTACGCAATTACCAACCGAATGATGGCTGGTCGCCCTACGTTGAGTTGAGTGCGGGTTATCAAATCAATTCCAACTGGAGTTCCTGGGTGAGCGGACGTTATATCCACCTGTCTGATGACGTGAAAGACAGCCCGATGGTTGATAAAAGTTATAACCTGATGCTGGGCGGTGGTGTCAGTTATCGTTTCTGA
- the yeaG gene encoding protein kinase YeaG translates to MNIFDHYRQRYDAAKDEEFTLQEFLTICQQDRSAYANAAERLLMAIGEPVMVDTAQEPRLSRLFSNRVIARYPAFEEFYGMEEAIEQIVSYLKHAAQGLEEKKQILYLLGPVGGGKSSLAERLKALMQRVPIYILSANGERSPVNDHPLCLFNPQEDASILEKEYGVPRRYLGTIMSPWAAKRLQEFGGDITKFRVVKVWPSILAQLAIAKTEPGDENNQDISALVGKVDIRKLEHFAQNDPDAYGYSGALCRANQGVMEFVEMFKAPIKVLHPLLTATQEGNYNGTEGIAALPFNGIILAHSNESEWVQFRNNKNNEAFLDRVYIVKVPYCLRVSEEVRIYDKLLVNSELSRAPCAPGTLETLARFSILSRLKDPENSSIYSKMRVYDGESLKDTDPKAKSYQEYRDYAGVDEGMKGLSTRFAFKILSRVFNFDHSEVAANPVHLFYVLEQQIEREQFPQDVAEKYLEHLKGYLIPKYAEFIGKEIQTAYLESYSEYGQNIFDRYVTYADFWIQDQEYRDPDTGQLFDRESLNAELEKIEKPAGISNPKDFRNEIVNFVLRARASNSGRNPNWTSYEKLRTVIEKKMFSNTEELLPVISFNTKTSTEEQKKHDDFVDRMMEKGYTRKQVRLLCEWYLRVRKSS, encoded by the coding sequence ATGAACATATTTGATCATTATCGTCAGCGTTACGACGCTGCCAAAGACGAAGAGTTCACTCTGCAAGAGTTCCTTACCATCTGCCAGCAAGACCGCAGTGCGTATGCGAACGCCGCTGAGCGATTGTTAATGGCTATCGGTGAACCGGTTATGGTAGACACCGCCCAGGAACCACGTCTGTCTCGTTTGTTTTCCAACCGGGTAATTGCCCGCTACCCTGCGTTCGAAGAGTTCTATGGCATGGAAGAAGCCATTGAACAAATTGTTTCCTATCTGAAACATGCCGCGCAAGGGCTGGAAGAGAAGAAACAAATCCTCTATCTGCTGGGCCCGGTCGGCGGCGGTAAATCCTCGCTGGCTGAACGGCTGAAAGCGCTGATGCAGCGTGTTCCTATTTATATCCTGAGTGCCAACGGCGAGCGTAGCCCGGTCAACGACCATCCGCTGTGCTTGTTCAACCCGCAAGAAGATGCGTCAATCCTGGAGAAAGAATACGGCGTTCCACGCCGCTATCTGGGCACCATCATGTCTCCCTGGGCGGCTAAACGGCTGCAGGAATTCGGTGGTGACATCACCAAGTTCCGTGTCGTCAAAGTCTGGCCTTCTATCCTGGCCCAACTGGCGATCGCCAAAACCGAGCCGGGTGACGAAAACAACCAGGACATTTCAGCGCTGGTCGGTAAAGTGGACATCCGCAAACTGGAGCATTTCGCACAAAACGACCCGGACGCTTATGGCTACTCCGGCGCGCTGTGCCGTGCCAACCAGGGCGTGATGGAATTCGTGGAAATGTTTAAAGCACCGATCAAAGTGCTCCACCCCTTACTGACCGCCACACAGGAAGGCAACTATAACGGTACCGAAGGTATCGCCGCGCTGCCGTTTAACGGGATTATCCTTGCGCACTCCAACGAATCTGAATGGGTGCAATTCCGTAACAACAAAAACAACGAGGCCTTTCTCGACCGTGTCTACATCGTCAAAGTGCCTTACTGCCTGCGGGTTTCTGAAGAAGTCAGAATTTATGACAAACTGTTGGTAAACAGTGAGCTGAGCCGCGCCCCCTGCGCGCCTGGCACGCTGGAAACCTTGGCCCGCTTCTCCATTCTGTCGCGGCTCAAAGATCCAGAAAACTCCAGTATCTACTCAAAAATGCGGGTATACGATGGTGAAAGCCTGAAGGATACCGATCCGAAAGCCAAGTCGTATCAGGAGTACCGTGATTACGCGGGTGTAGATGAAGGCATGAAAGGGCTTTCCACCCGTTTTGCCTTTAAGATCCTCTCGCGCGTGTTCAACTTTGATCACAGCGAAGTGGCGGCCAACCCGGTTCACCTGTTCTATGTGCTGGAACAGCAAATTGAGCGGGAACAGTTCCCGCAGGATGTGGCGGAGAAATACCTGGAACACCTGAAAGGCTACCTGATTCCGAAATACGCCGAATTCATCGGTAAGGAAATACAGACGGCCTACCTTGAGTCCTACTCGGAATACGGTCAAAACATCTTTGATCGCTATGTGACCTATGCCGACTTCTGGATTCAGGATCAGGAATACCGTGACCCGGATACCGGTCAGTTGTTTGATCGTGAATCGCTTAACGCCGAACTGGAGAAAATCGAAAAACCGGCGGGTATCAGTAACCCGAAAGACTTCCGCAACGAGATCGTCAACTTTGTATTACGCGCCCGCGCCAGTAACAGTGGCCGTAATCCGAACTGGACCAGCTATGAAAAACTGCGTACGGTCATTGAGAAAAAGATGTTCTCCAATACCGAAGAGCTGCTGCCGGTGATTTCGTTTAATACCAAAACATCGACGGAAGAGCAGAAAAAACACGACGACTTTGTCGATCGCATGATGGAAAAAGGCTACACCCGCAAACAGGTGCGTTTGCTGTGCGAATGGTACCTGCGCGTGAGGAAGTCATCCTGA
- a CDS encoding YeaH/YhbH family protein — MAYFIDRRLNGKNKSAVNRQRFLRRYKSQIKQSIAGAINKRSVTDVENGESISIPNADISEPMFHQGRGGVRHRVHPGNDHFVENDKIERPQGGGGGSGSGQGDAGQDGEGQDDFVFQISKDEYLDLLFEDLALPNLKKTEHRQLNEYKTHRAGYTANGVPANISVVRSLQNSLARRMAMTAGKRRELHQREEDLALLENTEPAQLLEEERLRQEIAELRQRIASVPFIDTFDLRYKNYERRPEPSSQAVMFCLMDVSGSMDQATKDIAKRFYILLYLFLSRTYKNVEVVYIRHHTQAKEVDEQEFFYSQETGGTIVSSALKLMEDVVKERYNPAQWNIYAAQASDGDNWADDSPLCRELLATRLLPVVRYYSYIEITRRSHQTLWREYEVLRESFDNFAMQHIRDQDDIYPVFREIFHKQTVNN; from the coding sequence ATGGCCTATTTCATTGATCGGCGCTTGAACGGCAAGAACAAAAGCGCGGTTAACCGCCAGCGTTTTTTGCGCCGTTACAAGTCGCAAATAAAGCAGTCGATTGCCGGGGCCATCAACAAGCGTTCGGTCACCGACGTGGAAAATGGGGAGTCTATCTCGATCCCCAACGCGGATATCAGTGAACCAATGTTCCATCAGGGGCGTGGCGGGGTTCGTCACCGGGTTCATCCCGGTAACGATCACTTTGTCGAGAACGACAAGATCGAACGCCCTCAGGGTGGCGGCGGCGGTAGTGGCTCAGGTCAGGGGGATGCCGGGCAAGACGGTGAAGGTCAGGATGATTTCGTGTTCCAGATATCCAAAGATGAATATCTTGACCTGCTGTTCGAAGATCTGGCGCTGCCGAACCTGAAAAAAACCGAGCATCGGCAACTGAACGAGTACAAAACTCACCGTGCGGGGTACACCGCCAATGGCGTCCCCGCCAATATCAGCGTCGTGCGCTCACTGCAAAACTCGCTGGCCCGCCGCATGGCGATGACCGCCGGTAAACGGCGTGAGCTTCACCAGCGAGAGGAAGACCTGGCATTGCTGGAAAACACGGAACCGGCTCAGCTGCTGGAGGAGGAGCGGCTGCGTCAGGAAATTGCCGAGTTGCGCCAGCGTATCGCCAGTGTGCCGTTTATCGACACCTTCGACCTGCGTTACAAGAATTACGAACGTCGGCCGGAACCGTCGAGCCAGGCGGTGATGTTCTGTCTGATGGATGTCTCGGGTTCTATGGACCAGGCCACCAAGGACATCGCCAAACGTTTTTACATCCTGTTGTATCTGTTCCTGAGTCGAACCTACAAAAATGTGGAGGTGGTGTACATCCGCCACCATACACAGGCCAAGGAAGTGGATGAGCAGGAATTCTTCTATTCTCAGGAAACCGGTGGCACGATTGTCTCCAGCGCCCTGAAATTAATGGAGGATGTCGTCAAAGAACGTTATAACCCCGCGCAGTGGAATATTTATGCCGCGCAGGCTTCCGATGGTGATAACTGGGCGGACGATTCGCCGCTCTGTCGTGAATTACTGGCCACCCGCCTGCTGCCAGTGGTGCGTTACTATAGCTATATAGAGATCACCCGCCGCTCTCACCAGACGCTGTGGCGAGAATATGAAGTGCTGCGGGAAAGTTTTGATAACTTCGCCATGCAGCATATTCGCGATCAGGACGATATTTATCCTGTCTTTCGCGAAATCTTTCACAAACAAACCGTCAATAATTAA
- a CDS encoding YebY family protein: protein MKKVVLSLIVSVLSAQALAAPQLANLSKLEYGANWAFNREEVQLICRANNAMYVINPSTLVQYPLNDIAREQVSTGKVNASPLETILLDDPKNPGQKMSLQPFIDRAQRLCQ, encoded by the coding sequence ATGAAAAAAGTAGTGCTGTCACTGATTGTCTCGGTTCTGTCGGCGCAGGCATTAGCCGCACCGCAATTGGCAAATTTAAGTAAGCTGGAATATGGCGCAAATTGGGCATTTAACCGCGAAGAGGTTCAGTTGATCTGCCGGGCTAACAACGCGATGTACGTGATTAACCCCAGCACGCTGGTACAGTATCCGCTTAACGACATCGCTCGTGAACAAGTCAGCACCGGTAAAGTAAACGCCAGCCCGTTGGAAACCATCCTTCTGGATGACCCGAAAAACCCAGGGCAAAAAATGAGTCTGCAGCCCTTTATTGACCGGGCACAACGCCTGTGCCAATAG
- a CDS encoding DUF6979 family protein, giving the protein MNIDVYGPTAVAVIRKYVNGQELRECWAREIALLTEYKSAREKPCPRTAFLGLCEDGYVKGIAPKKYLLRKGKNKDYAIAGAKIILNHFEKEYLPKELWVMIKETIPTRPDTYNKQMHVVLALKDEGLLQHPN; this is encoded by the coding sequence ATGAACATTGATGTTTATGGGCCAACTGCCGTTGCAGTGATCAGAAAATATGTTAATGGGCAAGAACTAAGGGAATGCTGGGCACGAGAGATTGCTCTTTTGACAGAGTATAAATCAGCAAGAGAAAAACCATGTCCTAGAACAGCATTTTTAGGATTGTGCGAGGACGGATACGTAAAAGGTATCGCACCTAAAAAATATCTTTTACGAAAAGGAAAAAATAAAGACTATGCGATTGCAGGAGCAAAAATTATTTTAAATCATTTTGAGAAAGAATACTTGCCTAAAGAATTATGGGTCATGATTAAGGAAACCATTCCAACCAGGCCAGATACATATAATAAACAGATGCATGTGGTTTTAGCATTAAAAGACGAAGGGTTACTGCAACACCCTAATTGA
- a CDS encoding TIGR02642 family protein, with product MTITIEQLIKMHDPRCMSIESLNVGRGQALLTKEQILGGLAIAQRHKSVGYDVLMAKYRHDSQAEQRIRAAITDWVNIRSDLDHAYSACQLALNMMLERNLPAQINHISKLLCKYGPRFSQVRKNIDLLRAEIKRLEKARSQVKTAYKEYHLIGQQIVALSARVDAECQGLKAWATQQAMRSNVSWCKGIRTGLCTL from the coding sequence ATGACCATAACCATAGAACAACTGATTAAGATGCATGATCCGCGCTGTATGAGTATTGAATCACTGAATGTGGGGAGAGGGCAAGCACTTCTGACCAAAGAGCAGATTTTGGGTGGACTTGCTATAGCACAACGCCATAAATCAGTAGGCTATGATGTGCTGATGGCGAAATATCGCCACGATAGTCAGGCCGAACAACGGATCCGCGCCGCGATTACAGATTGGGTAAATATTCGTTCCGATTTAGATCATGCATATAGTGCCTGTCAATTGGCGCTCAATATGATGTTGGAGCGTAATTTGCCAGCCCAGATAAATCACATCAGTAAATTGTTATGCAAGTATGGACCGAGATTTTCGCAAGTGCGCAAGAATATTGATTTGCTGCGTGCTGAAATTAAGCGTCTGGAAAAGGCCCGTAGCCAGGTAAAAACCGCGTACAAGGAATATCATCTGATCGGTCAGCAAATTGTCGCACTGTCAGCAAGAGTTGATGCGGAATGTCAGGGGCTGAAGGCATGGGCCACCCAGCAGGCGATGCGTAGTAACGTCTCTTGGTGTAAGGGCATTCGGACCGGTCTATGCACCCTATAA